In Elephas maximus indicus isolate mEleMax1 chromosome 4, mEleMax1 primary haplotype, whole genome shotgun sequence, a genomic segment contains:
- the PDXP gene encoding chronophin — MASCERLRGAALRDVLGRAHGVLFDCDGVLWNGERVVPGAPELLERLARAGKEALFVSNNSRRARPELALRFARLGFEGLHAEQLFSSALCAARLLRQRLSGPTDAPGAVFVLGGEGLRAELRAAGLRLAGDPSEDPGAGDSTAPPVRAVLVGYDEHFSFSKLSEACAHLRDPNCLLVATDRDPWHPLSDGSRTPGTGSLAAAVETASGRQALVVGKPSPYMFECITEHFSVDPAHTLMVGDRLETDILFGHRCGLTTVLTLTGVSRLEEAQAYLAAGQHDLVPHYYVESVADLMEGLED, encoded by the exons ATGGCGAGCTGTGAGCGGCTGCGCGGCGCGGCCCTGCGCGACGTGCTGGGCCGGGCACACGGGGTCCTGTTCGACTGCGACGGGGTGCTGTGGAACGGTGAGCGCGTCGTCCCGGGCGCCCCGGAGCTGCTGGAGCGGCTGGCGCGGGCCGGCAAGGAGGCGCTGTTCGTGAGCAACAACAGCCGGCGCGCGCGGCCCGAGCTCGCCCTCCGCTTCGCGCGCCTCGGCTTCGAGGGGCTGCACGCCGAGCAGCTCTTCAGCTCCGCTCTGTGCGCCGCGCGCCTGCTGCGCCAACGCCTGTCTGGGCCGACCGACGCGCCGGGTGCCGTGTTCGTGCTGGGAGGCGAGGGGCTGCGCGCGGAGCTGCGCGCCGCGGGGCTGCGTCTGGCGGGGGACCCCAGCGAGGACCCGGGCGCGGGCGACAGCACGGCCCCACCCGTGCGCGCCGTGCTCGTGGGCTACGACGAGCACTTCTCCTTCTCCAAGCTGAGCGAGGCGTGCGCGCACCTGCGCGACCCCAACTGCCTGCTCGTGGCCACCGACCGTGACCCGTGGCACCCACTCAGTGACGGCAGCCGAACCCCTG GCACTGGGAGCCTGGCTGCAGCAGTGGAGACAGCCTCGGGTCGCCAGGCCCTGGTGGTGGGCAAGCCCAGCCCCTACATGTTCGAGTGCATCACGGAGCACTTCAGCGTGGACCCTGCCCACACGCTTATGGTGGGCGACCGCCTGGAGACCGACATCCTCTTCGGCCACCGCTGCGGCTTGACCACCGTCCTCACGCTCACAGGCGTGTCCCGCCTAGAGGAAGCCCAGGCCTACCTGGCAGCCGGCCAGCATGACCTCGTGCCCCATTACTATGTGGAGAGTGTAGCGGACTTGATGGAGGGGTTGGAGGACTGA